CCTAGGCGATTAtgcccgaatcgcccaggggctcaggggctacacccgcaggtgcgctcgcgcgcacccgccttcaagacaaaaatcccccaggcgattctacccgaatcacccgggggctcgggggctcctatcaggttcataaacccggggtctctcATAGACCGGCTtctcaacaaaggctcggcccagcagataaCGTTGTAAACaatgcgcaactcctgggccggtccAAATACctaaaacgacaggccagaagggcgatccaatctccgaccagaagacctggccgaggaggaatgacGCCCGCTTcagactctagcccgcctctccgactggaaggcctcgctaaagaggaacagcgctcgcctccggctccggcccacctctggacgacctctccgatcgaaaggcctggccaaacccCAGTTCCGACTCTGACTCGCGTATCTGACCGGGGATACGTCGAAACCCTGCTTATAGCTTTTCTTCGACTGACGCAATCAGAGCCAaccgggaccaaccgaccggggacgcccgctcggtgaggactaggaaacggacggagaaagtaaggcaggacactcaagtcaaccgcaataccaaggaccgtaccctgtacacctgcaggacagtaccctgtGATCTTCCTGGCATGACATAAcccaaacaatattgtaggcgccgacattttccctatagtgttgtgggcgccatcaactcccatactagacaaacacggtaaggctctcccccacatacctctgggcatcaacagtgttgtgggcgacgGCATTTATTGTACCAGACGAACATAGTAAAACCCCCTGCATGACTCTCGGCATCAGCAGTATGGCGGGCACCGACGTCtgtcataccagaagaagacgatgcaaccttccacatgcatctgacattaacagtgttatggacgcctacaatcttcttgtacccgacggcgtgggcaacaagacttgacaTACCtatactctccctctctcacttgtaaggccatccccttcatctataaaaggggatgcgctctcttccaacaggcAGATCAATCTGTCcacaacaactcgaacaacacagACAACAGGAGAACCACTAgattcaaacctcgagcacacgctcaaacacttagcacatagcggagctcccgtcactctcggcccttcagaccggagtccgatcggacctcttatacccccatctttctcccttccgtttgtaaccccacagcaaatttcgagcacctgggctcaggaataaagccaccgaccaactcaaactggacgtagggcgcggtataaaccatgtgtcattgagtgataggccacgtccgatcacaacgtacaacaaaactataaatatttacgtgttggtcactttctgcaccgacatccTCGTTCAGTTATCCAGGAACGATTCCCTGGAATGATTTTTAGCTGGAATGGTTTATTAATTTATAGATCTTTGATCAGCTGAAATGATTTCAAAGCACATTTCAGCATAGTCGAACAAGGCCTAAATGCGATTGAGCTTATGCAACTTTCAATAGAAGCTCATGACAAACAATAACCTCCTTGGTTTGATCTCAGCATTTTGTTCTACAAACATGGGGAGCCCCGTTATTGTTGAGAATAATAATCTTTGATAACTATAGTTGAGAATAGAGAAATGTATGGAGTAGAGTATGGTCGATTATactggttttatttttttctgccATGGGCCAGGGGCCCTATGAAAGTAATAAAATATACTGCTAAAAACACGAGGATATGGCCGAGACTGTCGCCCAGGTCGCGGTCACGTGAAGTCGCGAAGGCCCATTGGCTCCCCATGGGCCATGGGCCCACAGTCAGTGATCAATACCAAAGCAACACCTGTAAAGCTTTGCTACTACTACCTCTCTCATCCACTCGGGTACCCACTGACACCAGGACCCACAAAAATtacgggccccacatgtcaatgTAACCGTTGCTTGCCCTTTCCGCCATCGTCTTCCCCAGCCGGCCGTTCCAATCCGTCCCCCCCGGTTATTCTTTTCCGTCCACGCCCCGCGTCCCCGCCCCGCCTCCTCTGCTCCTCgcgcccgcacccgcacccgcacccgcacggCCGCACCGCACCCCCCGCTGCCGCCAGCCACACCAACACCGCACTCCACCGCCAcagtccccgtccccgtcccacgTCGCTGTCGTTCGTCAGCGGCGCCTTCGCGTCCCCAGCACGGTACCCTAGCATCAGCGCACAGCGCTCGCTATAAGGCACCGCGGCCATGGCATCCCCACCGCCATTGCTCTCCGCGCCCAACGCCCTCTCCCTGCTCGCGCCCGCTACCGCTAGAGTCTCCTCCGGGAGGTGGAACAGACTCTCCGTCTCCGTCACGGCCCGGCCCGTGACCCGGGTGGTGTCTGTGAGGAGGctggtcgcggcggcggcggcgacggagatGGCGCCCGCGGCGAGCGGGGAGGAAGGGAGCAAGCCGTTCGTGGAGGAGATGCGGGCGGTCGCGATGAAGCTCCACACCAAGGACCAGGCCCGCGAGGGGGAGAAGGAGCCCGAGGCGCCACCCGTCGCCAAGTGGGAGCCCTCCGTCGAGGGGTACCTCAGGTTCCTCGTCGACAGCAAGCTTGTCTTTCAGACGCTCGAAGACATCGTCGAACGAGCCGCCGTCCCGTGGTGTGAGTGATCTGCTTTACTTTTCCTTCCTTGTTTGTCTTGATTGGTGGAAAAGGTGCGCCTCTTACGCGATGCTAGTAATGGATGGCGCCTGTTGTGCTTCGTGTGCCTCTATTGAGGCCGGTGAAATTTGATTGGTTCGTGGCCAGAAAAAAATACGACCTTTgttttttaagaaaaagaatacaATAGCCTATCGATTAGTAAAATCGACTTTCTATGCATCAAGTAAAAAAATAATGATGTTAAAATTTCTAGAATAATTTCGCTCtaactttaatttatttttattaaacTGAAGCTTCAATGTCTGTTAGGGTAGCAGTGGCTAGGTAGCTTCACGAGGGGATGCACCTGTACTGTTTTGGGTGGTTTTATTTCTCTTTTCGGCTATGAATTTGAGTGTTGGAAGAAGAGTTTGTCCCAACCATCCATGTAATAGGTAGTGTCGGGGATCAAtagtagggtacccgaagaggatgaACTAATGCTCATCAACGCTAATTCATTAGAGCGGTCAAGGGCACGACTACGTCCAACCACCTAGGCCATGGACTCCTCCTCATCcggcccctgagggttggctccgcctcagtggacactaaggccgcgggctccgcctcgtccgacccccgagggttgggtaCACCTCGGCTGACTCCCGAGGGTTGGCCcagcctcgtccgacccccgagggttggctccgcctcgtccgatgtctgggggctggctctgcctcgcccgaccccgtggGTTGGGAATGCCTCGGCTGACTCCCGAGGGTTGGCTcagtctcgtccgacccccgagggttggctcagtctcgtccgacccccgagggttggctctgcctcgcccgacgtatgagggttggctccgcctcgctcgatccctcggaCACCGTTCATAACGGAAGCTCACACCGctgccaaccactacgggccaaaAAGTactacccaaggtcaaacttctagcattgTGCAGGAAGCGGTCACGTCTCAGCATGACCCGTCCCCACGACGTGTCATTCTCggtgttgggtaccataaaacggggtaccccaagcatacaccaaaagagtcatttaaaccccatcaacaacgaaaccagaaggtaagccgtggattaaccaccggccccgtccgagcccaccggctctccgcctcgccttaggcctcgcacgggaggtctcgacgccctgacgaatctccgcctcgcgcgagacccctcgcgggaggcctcgacaaggagcccaatctccgtctcgcccgaggccccgtgcgtacagcctcgaacgagacaacgattctccgtatcgctcgaagCTGGCTTCGCgataacccgtcgctcccgcctcgaccagtcttcccgacagcgcgtcacgtcccattaatgcgtcaaccactcccgcaatctcagccggacgacggctcgacaccacggagtggccgacgagacaaggagtcacatcaacgccataccggctaggacagggcgcggcggggattaccggccactgtgttctggcgctgtgcccacgatcagcgcctgcactacactgtgccccgcaatccccgccccgaagacaacgcggcatgggaagtctcGTCCGGGTCGTCGACGCCTCAGGATCAGCGCACAAGATCAACCActtcctccgagcctcggcactctacgccagggtctcggctatctcgggatccacgtctgccgagacccccaccacgGTTTGGCCTCGGCACCACCGAGCCTCGGCTTCGAACGCCGACAATCTACAGCGACCCGCACGTCGACCGTCGcgcccgcttcgaggtagccctggagctcccataacgcacaggatcggatgtgaccagcacgtcgctccagcgcttcaaggacagaccactccgacgactacgccgccactggaacaggctacagggctcggacacgccgccccccttcgcacgacgccgtatagttagcacacgtactacccttgttctcccttcaactataaaaggaagggACTTGGGCTGTTTCTAGGGGGGGAAGAGAGGCACACACAAAAGCAACACACTGTAACACACACACTTCCCTGCTGCcagagagcaacgtctcaagcagtctgcatcactccacgccgagacctgagaccagctctctctctcacccagcttgtaaacccctactacaagcacttcggtgcaaggaatacaagatcgatctctcaaacttgATGTAGGGCgccaattgcccgaaccagtataaaccttatgtctctttgcatcaccatccgggatcgggaacacgcagtacaaatttactagttggttaaggatcccccggtccaaaacaccgacacccggGAACTCATATCGCCTACAGTGACCCAGGATGGCAACGGGGTGGTTTCTGGTCGGATATCCGTGGGTTTCGGGTCttgcgggttcgggttcggggatGATTTCTCtcccacggttttcgggttcggggctCCGAAACCTatcgggtttggttttccacccgtggatatccaatggatatccgaaataaatcatttgaaattaaaactcatgttttataatatgctaataataacttgtttacttatattattaaatttattctaagttgactcatgaaaatatttattatttgttgcctcttgtttatacatgtgaatatgtgtatatatatcatgtatatgtttatagaaaatctTATTTCTCTTACTATGTTGTCATACAAAGCGGGTTTCGGGTATCTACGGGTTCGGTTTTGGGGACGGATTATCACTCGAATCGGTGTTCGGTGCGATTTTgggtttcgatttcgggtttcGGGTTCGGGTGCAtagagactccacccgatccgaatccGCTCCGTTGCCATCCCTAGCAGTGACAGACGTGTGATCACTATGCTGCCCACTCCCGGTACGGCCGCTGATCAACACGACTAGTTCGCCGCACCACCCGCCGGGGCGAAGCGGGACGTTACGACCCGCTGACAAACGCCAGGGCATGGCAGTGTCAGCGGACATGCGCCCGGCGTGAGGCTGTCCCTGTCGccacctgccatgtcagcggggcccaCGTGGAGGAAAAGAAAGGATCGGCGACTCTAAAGGActtcctcggcctctcgttctcTGTTCTTTTTCCCTCTTCCCCTCGGCTGTAACTcctgctttcccttggtctataaaagggaaagcagggtgtcccACTAAAGGGCATCGGTTCACCGCACCGCATCAGACATCGAGCTCCGAGCAACCAAACctcagagacttgggagctacctccctctctcgccagtttgtaaccccctactacaaactcagtgttggtaacacgagcagctcgAAAATGGACGTATCGACATTTGACCCGAatcagtataatccttgtgtcctcctagcaagccatccgggtcagacgtgtaatatacaaatttactcggtgtttactcgaaacaccgacagttggcgagcCAAGTAGAGGCCTTTTGCGCGTTTTgacatcaacaccaggcctcgACTGGCTAATCGCAATGTCAGCTGGATCCCGGGCGCGCGTGTGCGCTTCGGGAATCTGGACTTCGTCATCACAACCGAGGGAGAGTTGGCGCGGCTTTCCGCTCCCACACAACCCCTCTTCTTCACCGGCCTCGATGCAGTCACTGAGGCGCCCAAGGAGCTGCAGCTGCCTACAATGGAGGTTCGCACCCCCGGAAGCAACCAGCTCCTCAGCCTGGACTACGGAAGGCCGCGCACCACGATTTCGGTGCACGAGCATCTCGAGCTCCACCGCAACGcgcgtgacaccctcgacgctCGCAGACGCGAAGCGCCCTCAGAACAACCCGACGAGGACGTACCGACCCAACAAGCCCAACAGGGCGGCGGGCCGCGTACCGCGGTTCCGGTgtatgagcgtctcggcctccatCGCAACGCccgcgacaccctcgacgcccgcaggCGTGCCTGCGGCGATGCGAAGAAAGGCTAGCTGCGGCTACCATCCACTCCGTGGCGGACGCTGCGacagcagtgaggaccgaagccccAGCCCCGACTTGATGGGACCTCAGgcttttggccgacacatcctcaagggcaaggcaaagctgaACGAGGACGCCGACGATGGTGCAAGCTCTCCCCGCCGTAGGAGGGACTGCGCATCGTCAGGGAGATGCTCCGTCCAGACGCCAACAAGCTCAAAAACCATCAATGGCGAGGCCTTCgttcaacgcctggaacattgagcaggtatgtcacttttacccttaataaacgcacactttctcttattaatAGTTTCGCTCTCGACCACCCTGATCTtttgtgacacccgaccccagcaaacggcgaggggtcaggcctcactcggagACTAATAAGGGCATATCTGTCCGGTAGATAATCTCTACGTCCGACACTTTCTCACGATTAAGACCCAAAAGCGAAGTTtgcggaaataaaccctgagtaaaactggtcggaccgcgagaaacctacgccccagcggctacggcgcctttgctcaccagcgtaatcagagtTTCTTTTCCGCACCCGGCCTTTTTTGGCCTAAGCCATGGAAAGGGCTGGTACGCTTTAAAAATCTATCCGCCTAGCGAACGTTCTCATTGCCCGACCCCCNNNNNNNNNNNNNNNNNNNNNNNNNNNNNNNNNNNNNNNNNNNNNNNNNNNNNNNNNNNNNNNNNNNNNNNNNNNNNNNNNNNNNNNNNNNNNNNNNNNNATATGTATTAGAACTAATTCAGAAGACCAACTTGTCCATTGTCATTTGGTATTGTTCAGAAGGAGGACACGGATAGCTGGTGTTGGTTCCTCAGACTAGTAAGACAAATGGTTATTTGGCCAGGGCATGATGTTTGTGTAATATCagataggcatgctggcattctaAATGTTGTAGAAGAAGACATACTCAGTTAtggccaaatacatcaccggtggtgcacgagacaccttgctcagaatcttataaggcgtgatGCCACAAAGGATAACTTCAAtttatttgaggaggtttgtaGGTAGCTTGAGGTtaagttattcaatgagaagctagacgccctgaagttagccacaaatgcTAGTGGAAGATAGTTCCTCGCTGACTTGATGCCGTCCAAGGAGAAGTGGACCCTTGCATATGACACCAaaggttggagatggggcttcatgactagtaacatggtaGAGATGTTCAATAGTCTTCTCTAAGGGTGACAGGGTCTTCCCGTGACTGCTATTGCCTCGTTCACGttctacaagttgaatgcttGGTTTGTTGCAAGGAAAAAACATGCGAGACCTCTTTGGA
The nucleotide sequence above comes from Miscanthus floridulus cultivar M001 chromosome 18, ASM1932011v1, whole genome shotgun sequence. Encoded proteins:
- the LOC136521744 gene encoding heme oxygenase 1, chloroplastic-like; translated protein: MASPPPLLSAPNALSLLAPATARVSSGRWNRLSVSVTARPVTRVVSVRRLVAAAAATEMAPAASGEEGSKPFVEEMRAVAMKLHTKDQAREGEKEPEAPPVAKWEPSVEGYLRFLVDSKLVFQTLEDIVERAAVPWCE